From the genome of uncultured Methanobacterium sp.:
AAATTGATTTTTCCAGGAGTTAATGTCTAACAAAGCAGATTCTAAACAAATCAAAGGCTAAACAAATCATTAGTCTGAAAAATCAGAGTAAAAATAATCAAGTGAATGATATTTAAAAAAAAGAATGTGAAAACTGTATTAAAATCTTTTTCAGGTTTTTACTTTATCTTCAGAATGAGACCTGAAAATAAAACTATTCTTCACATGTGTCAATGGTGATCAATGTTTCTTCACCATCTTTAGGGATGTGTCTGACCTCAATTAAATCATATTTTATCTTTTCAAGGTCAATATCGACGGTTGAATGAATAGTATCGCCTTCAAGGCTTACCAGGACTGTGCAACTTTTCTGTCCACCCTTAAGAACACAGGTTTCAATGTTTATAACTTCCCCTGGAGTGAAAACCCGATTGTAAGACATTTCAATCTTATCATAGTTCTTTACGTTCTTTTTGATGTATTCAATTGCTTCTTCACAATCCATAGTCAAGTCTCGAACCATCATAAACACCTCAAATTGCGTATGAATCATTACTGCCTTAGAATCACTGTTTGAATAAATTCAATACTTAATATTTATATTTTGATTAATTTAAGGATGATCATACAAAAAGATGATCATATCAAATAATTTAATTTAATGATGATGTCAATAGCTATTATTCTGCCATGAATACCTTGAGCTCTTCTCCATGAGTATGCCTAATTTCTATGAGATCATCCTTAATGGCGTGCATGTTGATGCGCACTACCTGATTGACCAGATCTCCATTCAAGTGCAGGGTGACTTCAAGAAACTCTTCCCCATATTCTTCCTCCATTTCAACCCCTAAAACTTCTCCTGGAGCGTAAATACGGTTATATGAAATTTCAAGGGTGTCGTGCGTTTTGACATTGTCCCGAATATAATCAATGATCTCTTCGGCCTTTAAAAATGTTTCTTCTTCCATAAAAATCACGTGAATTTGAGTAATGTTAAATTTTATAATTAAATGTTAAGATTTTAATTAAATATAAAGATGTTACTTAAATTTTGGTTTTTTAAAAAAAATGGTTTTTGAAAAAAAATAAAAAATAAAACAGGAATTACAAGTAGTTCCTGTTCTTTTCTGCGTTGAGGTACAGTCCACCTTTACCGTTTACTGCAATATCCCCGGTGTATTTGATGTATTTTCCAGAGAAGTTTTTACCATCAATCACAGGGTCCTTGACAACTTCGTCGTAGACAAATCCTTCCAGGAGCATTCCCAGTTCTCCATTGATGAGGACGTTACCGTTTTTCATCTGACCTCCAGGCCAGCGAGTAACATCTCCATCGATCTGAATGAAACCTTTACTCATGTGGATTCCTGCTAAAATATCGCAGTCTCCTTTGACGTAGATTTCTCCACCGGATAGACATTCTCCGAGTTGTTTACCTGCGTTTCCGTGGAGGATGATTTTACCTCCACTCATTCCTCTCCAGTCACCGATGTAGGAGCATCCGCAGAATTCTCGGGTGTTACCCATGATTTCCAGTTCTCCGCCTTTCATTTCACGGCCGGCGTAACTTTCGGCGTTACCATTGACGGTGATTTTACCGCCGGTCATTTCTGCTCCGCAGTGCAGGTCAGCATCTCCGTTTACAGTGATCTCTCCGGCGCCCATTTTACAGCCGATATATTTTACTCGGCCACAGTCACCTTCGAGGATCATTTTCACTTCTTCAGGACCTGCTGCATCTCCTTCCACTTC
Proteins encoded in this window:
- a CDS encoding DUF2097 domain-containing protein produces the protein MMVRDLTMDCEEAIEYIKKNVKNYDKIEMSYNRVFTPGEVINIETCVLKGGQKSCTVLVSLEGDTIHSTVDIDLEKIKYDLIEVRHIPKDGEETLITIDTCEE
- a CDS encoding DUF2097 domain-containing protein, coding for MEEETFLKAEEIIDYIRDNVKTHDTLEISYNRIYAPGEVLGVEMEEEYGEEFLEVTLHLNGDLVNQVVRINMHAIKDDLIEIRHTHGEELKVFMAE
- a CDS encoding formylmethanofuran dehydrogenase subunit C, which gives rise to MKTITLTLKKKSQIALEFDELIPDEVFTWEKEDFENYQVPVGNRRFPLTDYFDIEVEGDAAGPEEVKMILEGDCGRVKYIGCKMGAGEITVNGDADLHCGAEMTGGKITVNGNAESYAGREMKGGELEIMGNTREFCGCSYIGDWRGMSGGKIILHGNAGKQLGECLSGGEIYVKGDCDILAGIHMSKGFIQIDGDVTRWPGGQMKNGNVLINGELGMLLEGFVYDEVVKDPVIDGKNFSGKYIKYTGDIAVNGKGGLYLNAEKNRNYL